Proteins encoded in a region of the Streptomyces sp. NBC_00310 genome:
- a CDS encoding LAETG motif-containing sortase-dependent surface protein: protein MSIARRVIVSRLVGTGIAALALSAAVSGPAFATGTPGGDGWGKKSYAPGQGAGTPTETDRCEFSLDGVKFADWVKLDDQNLKPTEDGKVHIKVRAAADATTCTVSLASYLAHGPTFGTSGEQVFVDFDTVTVKPGATDSLDIAVPDAGCYAQIDLYRGKVKFDGKLDAKDGFEHGDVPKGPDRPVIKDKLIAAWNGGTKDCTTEQPPAEENPPAEEQPPAEEQPPAEEQPPTEEQPPADENPPADEKPPADTPETDSPEPTPSDSTPAAPTPNGGEPGDLAETGGGNAIPIAIGAAGLVAAGGAIFVVTRRKGTNRTAS from the coding sequence ATGTCCATAGCGAGACGTGTCATCGTGAGCCGCCTGGTGGGGACGGGCATCGCCGCTCTTGCGCTGAGCGCGGCGGTCTCCGGTCCGGCGTTCGCCACCGGCACGCCCGGCGGTGACGGCTGGGGCAAGAAGAGCTACGCCCCCGGCCAGGGCGCGGGCACGCCCACCGAGACCGACCGCTGCGAGTTCTCGCTGGACGGCGTGAAGTTCGCCGACTGGGTGAAGCTCGACGACCAGAACCTCAAGCCCACCGAGGACGGCAAGGTCCACATCAAGGTCCGCGCCGCCGCCGACGCCACGACCTGCACGGTCTCCCTCGCGTCCTACCTCGCCCACGGCCCGACCTTCGGTACCTCCGGCGAGCAGGTCTTCGTCGACTTCGACACGGTCACGGTCAAGCCGGGCGCGACGGACTCCCTGGACATCGCGGTCCCCGACGCGGGCTGCTACGCCCAGATCGACCTCTACCGGGGGAAGGTGAAGTTCGACGGCAAGCTCGACGCGAAGGACGGCTTCGAGCACGGCGACGTCCCCAAGGGCCCCGACCGCCCCGTCATCAAGGACAAGCTGATCGCGGCCTGGAACGGCGGCACGAAGGACTGCACGACGGAGCAGCCGCCGGCCGAGGAGAACCCTCCGGCGGAGGAGCAGCCCCCGGCCGAGGAGCAGCCGCCCGCCGAGGAGCAGCCGCCCACGGAGGAGCAGCCCCCGGCGGACGAGAACCCGCCGGCCGACGAGAAGCCCCCGGCCGACACCCCGGAGACGGACTCCCCGGAGCCCACCCCCTCCGACTCCACCCCGGCCGCCCCCACCCCCAACGGCGGCGAGCCCGGCGACCTCGCCGAGACGGGCGGCGGCAACGCCATCCCGATCGCGATCGGCGCGGCGGGCCTGGTCGCCGCGGGCGGCGCCATCTTCGTGGTGACACGACGCAAGGGCACGAACCGCACGGCTTCGTGA
- a CDS encoding serine hydrolase domain-containing protein gives MQRKRLAASVLLAVTLTGVLAPVAAAGQPDPVQRQLDLLVDRDGVPGVLAYDGRTTRTAGLADLESGLPMAGVDERARFRLASDTKAFTATAVMRLVTQGRIRLDARAGTYVPQLAERAITVRQLLKQTSGLPEYTGLVDWTRPGTAEDYLALALAEKPVFEPGTDWGYSNSNYLVLGMVIDKVTGVDFRTYVERTILRPLHLDDTYWPAPGELTLRGPHARNYGIHPADPHAGRVDVTELPGHEFGASGGLVSTPKDLNTFWDALFTGRLLPARTVRLMTHDSTDVSGRDVYPPGSRYGYGVASTPLTCGGAYWGHGGDLPGNSVAGGRSTTGRATVTVYTTTWSAAGDSLRHLRGAVDAALCAEDR, from the coding sequence ATGCAGCGCAAGCGCCTCGCCGCCTCAGTACTGCTCGCCGTGACACTCACCGGGGTACTCGCCCCGGTGGCCGCCGCCGGCCAACCGGACCCGGTGCAGCGGCAGCTGGACCTGCTCGTCGACCGGGACGGGGTCCCGGGAGTCCTGGCGTACGACGGCAGGACGACCCGTACGGCCGGCCTGGCGGACCTGGAGTCGGGCCTGCCGATGGCCGGGGTCGACGAACGGGCCCGGTTCCGGTTGGCCAGCGACACCAAGGCGTTCACCGCGACGGCCGTGATGCGCCTGGTGACGCAAGGGCGGATACGTCTCGACGCCCGAGCGGGTACATACGTGCCACAGCTCGCCGAACGCGCGATCACGGTGCGGCAGTTGCTCAAACAGACCAGTGGCCTGCCGGAGTACACCGGCCTGGTCGACTGGACCCGCCCCGGCACGGCCGAGGACTACCTGGCCCTCGCGCTCGCCGAGAAGCCCGTCTTCGAGCCCGGCACCGACTGGGGCTACTCCAACTCCAACTACCTGGTCCTCGGCATGGTGATCGACAAGGTCACGGGCGTCGACTTCCGCACGTACGTCGAGCGCACGATCCTGCGCCCCCTGCACCTCGACGACACCTACTGGCCCGCGCCCGGCGAACTGACCCTGCGCGGCCCGCACGCCCGCAACTACGGGATCCACCCGGCGGACCCGCACGCCGGCCGCGTGGACGTGACCGAACTCCCCGGCCACGAGTTCGGCGCGTCCGGCGGCCTGGTCTCCACGCCCAAGGACCTCAACACGTTCTGGGACGCCCTGTTCACCGGCCGCCTCCTGCCCGCCCGCACGGTCCGCCTGATGACCCACGACTCCACCGACGTCAGCGGCCGCGACGTCTACCCACCCGGCAGCCGCTACGGCTACGGCGTCGCCTCCACCCCCCTCACCTGCGGCGGCGCCTACTGGGGCCACGGCGGGGACCTCCCCGGCAACTCGGTGGCCGGCGGCCGGTCCACCACCGGCCGCGCCACGGTGACCGTCTACACCACCACCTGGTCGGCCGCCGGCGACAGCCTGCGCCACCTGCGGGGCGCGGTGGACGCGGCCCTGTGCGCCGAGGACCGCTAG
- a CDS encoding GntR family transcriptional regulator, producing the protein MIEFDPTRPKWVQIADVLRERIESGEYPPRRMISEVRLEQEFGVARVTVRKVTAALRADGLITTTPGMGSFVAERPAAAGDAPTG; encoded by the coding sequence GTGATCGAGTTTGACCCCACCCGGCCCAAGTGGGTGCAGATCGCCGACGTCCTCCGCGAGAGGATCGAGAGCGGCGAGTACCCGCCCCGAAGGATGATTTCCGAGGTCCGACTGGAGCAGGAGTTCGGAGTCGCACGCGTCACCGTCCGCAAGGTGACGGCCGCCCTGCGAGCGGACGGCCTGATCACTACGACCCCGGGCATGGGCTCCTTCGTCGCCGAAAGGCCCGCTGCCGCGGGTGACGCCCCCACGGGTTGA
- a CDS encoding HNH endonuclease family protein, which yields MSTPDIGVSHRRSAVICAAIAFLPVPTAIAAVLANGWERVEKSALASAPPPPPATAPMVPEAPPADVARTELATLTVETPHSLEGYSREKFEHWIEDHWPRTRQVVLIRDSKHVGVQAKAQTASKNWHSPYDDRILTMPSEVHVDHVVPLANAWRSGADEWSAARRHKFANDLSTTQLIAVSVVANRAKGDQSPDQWVPPNTAFHCVYGRAWTHVKFTYGLSVTQKEKDALLSILDTCR from the coding sequence ATGAGCACACCTGACATAGGCGTTTCGCATCGACGGTCTGCGGTCATCTGCGCGGCCATAGCGTTCCTTCCCGTCCCGACGGCCATCGCCGCCGTCCTGGCGAACGGCTGGGAGCGGGTCGAAAAATCAGCCCTGGCATCGGCACCTCCTCCACCGCCGGCCACAGCGCCGATGGTGCCCGAGGCGCCGCCCGCCGACGTGGCTCGCACAGAACTCGCGACCCTCACCGTGGAGACTCCGCACTCGCTGGAGGGGTACAGCAGGGAAAAGTTCGAGCATTGGATCGAGGACCATTGGCCCCGGACGCGCCAAGTGGTCCTGATCCGCGACAGCAAGCACGTCGGCGTTCAGGCAAAGGCACAGACGGCATCGAAGAACTGGCACAGCCCCTACGACGACCGCATCCTCACGATGCCGTCGGAGGTCCACGTGGATCACGTCGTCCCCCTGGCCAACGCGTGGCGGTCCGGGGCGGACGAGTGGAGCGCCGCCCGGCGCCACAAGTTCGCCAACGACCTGTCCACCACACAGCTCATCGCCGTCTCGGTCGTGGCCAACAGGGCGAAGGGCGACCAGTCGCCCGACCAGTGGGTGCCCCCGAACACGGCCTTCCACTGCGTGTACGGCAGGGCCTGGACCCATGTGAAGTTCACCTATGGGCTCTCGGTCACCCAGAAGGAGAAGGACGCACTGCTCTCCATTCTGGACACCTGCCGCTGA
- a CDS encoding DUF6174 domain-containing protein yields the protein MPTTTAARVRRRALLTTLAGALAWGASACGEESTAAKGSAPAWKEPAAYSYTLKSSEGERSLIGTFDVTVRDGKVVKAVGIDESGRRVVDQRTTEVPTIAALLEQAEAAREEGADVVEVEYAKDGRPTGISIDWEENAIDDEEAYTLSGYEALG from the coding sequence ATGCCGACGACCACAGCCGCGCGAGTCCGTCGCCGTGCGCTGCTCACCACGTTGGCCGGAGCGTTGGCCTGGGGAGCCTCCGCGTGCGGGGAGGAGTCGACGGCGGCGAAGGGGTCGGCACCCGCATGGAAGGAGCCCGCCGCGTACAGCTACACGCTCAAGTCGAGTGAGGGTGAGCGGTCACTGATCGGAACGTTCGACGTGACGGTCCGGGACGGGAAGGTCGTGAAGGCCGTGGGGATCGACGAGAGCGGCCGACGGGTGGTCGACCAGAGGACGACCGAAGTACCCACCATCGCCGCGCTGTTGGAGCAGGCGGAGGCGGCGCGCGAAGAGGGCGCCGACGTGGTGGAGGTCGAGTACGCGAAAGACGGCCGTCCGACCGGCATCTCCATCGACTGGGAGGAGAACGCGATCGACGACGAGGAGGCGTACACCCTCAGCGGCTACGAGGCGCTCGGCTGA
- a CDS encoding glycoside hydrolase family 43 protein: MAATVPLAATGVMTLGAGAAHAADSAYAMVYFTESNTMLEANYGLHLAVSQDGLNWTPLNQNAPLVTPTQGAGGLRDPFLMRKQDGTFVVLATDLKGTDWNYASTYIHVWDSTDLRTFTGYRRVKLHDMTTTHSWAPEAYWDASRGQYGILYSSVNSSGHNVIMVSYTTDFVTTSNPQVFFDPGYDIIDGNLTVGVNGVNYLYYKRNQTLVGARSTTLNPGSFTPFSTAASHGGTEAPTVVKSLSSSNWYLWGDTYTPNGVFYVWQSSDLAAGTWTALDQKLYTQPLNSKHCGIHPITSTEYNNLLTKWGTPTWNRLKSYNYPSRYVRHSDYVGRIDEYPFDPFPDSQWKLVPGLADSSAVSFQSVNYPTRYLRHYSYNLRLDANDGTSTFAADATFTRVAGLADSTWSSFRSYNNPTRYIRHSGYLLRIDPISTTTERADATFRVGY; encoded by the coding sequence ATGGCCGCGACCGTCCCCCTGGCCGCGACCGGCGTCATGACCCTCGGCGCCGGGGCCGCCCACGCCGCCGACTCGGCGTACGCGATGGTCTACTTCACCGAGTCCAACACGATGCTGGAGGCCAACTACGGCCTCCACCTGGCCGTCAGCCAGGACGGCCTCAACTGGACCCCGCTGAACCAGAACGCTCCCCTGGTCACCCCGACCCAGGGCGCCGGCGGCCTGCGCGACCCGTTCCTGATGCGCAAGCAGGACGGAACGTTCGTCGTCCTGGCGACGGACCTCAAGGGCACCGACTGGAACTACGCCAGCACGTACATCCACGTCTGGGACTCGACCGACCTGCGGACCTTCACCGGCTACCGGCGCGTGAAGCTGCACGACATGACCACCACCCACAGCTGGGCCCCCGAGGCCTACTGGGACGCCTCACGCGGCCAGTACGGCATCCTCTACTCCTCGGTGAACAGCAGCGGCCACAACGTCATCATGGTCAGCTACACGACCGACTTCGTCACGACGTCCAACCCCCAGGTCTTCTTCGACCCCGGTTACGACATCATCGACGGCAACCTCACGGTCGGCGTCAACGGCGTCAACTACCTCTACTACAAGAGGAACCAGACCCTGGTGGGCGCCCGCTCGACGACCCTCAACCCGGGCAGCTTCACCCCGTTCAGCACGGCGGCCTCCCACGGCGGCACCGAGGCCCCCACGGTGGTGAAGTCCCTCTCCTCGTCGAACTGGTACCTCTGGGGAGACACGTACACCCCCAACGGCGTCTTCTACGTCTGGCAGTCCAGCGACCTCGCCGCCGGCACCTGGACGGCCCTCGACCAGAAGCTCTACACCCAGCCGCTCAACTCCAAGCACTGCGGCATCCACCCGATCACGTCGACCGAGTACAACAACCTGCTGACCAAGTGGGGCACCCCCACCTGGAACCGCCTCAAGTCCTACAACTACCCGTCCCGCTACGTCCGCCACAGCGACTACGTGGGCCGCATCGACGAGTACCCCTTCGACCCGTTCCCGGACTCCCAGTGGAAGCTGGTCCCGGGCCTGGCGGACTCCTCAGCGGTCTCCTTCCAGTCGGTCAACTACCCGACCCGCTACCTCCGCCACTACAGCTACAACCTCCGCCTCGACGCGAACGACGGCACGTCCACCTTCGCCGCGGACGCCACGTTCACCCGCGTAGCGGGCCTCGCGGACTCCACCTGGTCCTCCTTCCGCTCGTACAACAACCCCACCCGCTACATCCGCCACAGCGGCTACCTGCTCCGCATCGACCCGATCTCGACAACGACGGAACGAGCGGACGCGACGTTCAGAGTGGGCTACTGA
- a CDS encoding ricin-type beta-trefoil lectin domain protein — translation MSSPPRANSLGFKRRCRTAVVRSLALATTAAAALLFVQPSSGTPAPVTQLDAAPVAVTNRQIAVPEAPMGWASWNAFAAKVDYNVIKKQVDAFVAAGLPEAGYDYINIDEGWWQGTRDSAGNITIDEAEWPGGMKAIADYIHSKGLKAGIYTDAGKDGCGYYFPTGRPAAPGSGSEGHYVQDMTQFSQWGFDFVKVDWCGGDAEGLDPKTTYQAISDAVATATATTGRPLALSLCNWGYSNPWNWAPGMGPMWRTNTDIFYHGQTFTYGNMLTNYDRNVHPTAQHTGYYNDPDMLMVGMGLTAAQDRTHMNLWAISGAPLLAGNDLSTMTTETANILKNSEVIAVDQDPRGLQGVKVAEDTTGLQVYGKVLSGTGNRAVLLLNRTSTTQNMTVRWSDLGLTNAAATVRNLWTATNVGTPGTSYTTSVPAGTSVMLTVKGGTEQSASTYNGTSSFSGVVAGNTGLKTVDVSYTNNTSTARVGTLTVNGQTSTKVSFPPTGSSPGNISVAMSLTKGSTNTIAFSGAPTLEGIVVRPLPGTNGTLITGTGSGRCVDINDNTITNGTDAQLWDCTGGQNQAFTYTSRKELVVYGNKCLDAYNHGTTNGTRVVIWDCTGGNNQKWNVNTDGTLTNVTSGLCLDAYNAATANGTKLVLWSCNGQNNQKWSQT, via the coding sequence ATGTCCTCCCCTCCCCGCGCCAACTCCCTTGGTTTCAAGCGCCGTTGCAGAACCGCCGTCGTACGGTCCCTGGCCCTGGCGACCACCGCGGCCGCCGCCCTGCTCTTCGTGCAGCCGTCGAGCGGCACCCCCGCACCCGTCACCCAACTCGACGCCGCACCGGTCGCGGTGACGAACCGTCAAATAGCCGTCCCCGAAGCACCGATGGGCTGGGCCTCCTGGAACGCCTTCGCCGCGAAGGTCGACTACAACGTCATCAAGAAGCAGGTCGACGCGTTCGTCGCGGCCGGGCTGCCCGAGGCCGGCTACGACTACATCAACATCGACGAGGGCTGGTGGCAGGGCACCCGCGACAGCGCGGGCAACATCACCATCGATGAGGCGGAGTGGCCCGGTGGCATGAAGGCCATCGCCGACTACATCCACAGCAAGGGTCTGAAGGCGGGCATCTACACCGACGCCGGCAAGGACGGCTGCGGCTACTACTTCCCCACCGGCCGCCCGGCCGCGCCCGGCAGTGGCAGCGAGGGCCACTACGTGCAGGACATGACGCAGTTCTCCCAGTGGGGCTTCGACTTCGTGAAGGTCGACTGGTGCGGCGGTGACGCCGAGGGCCTCGACCCGAAGACGACCTACCAGGCGATCAGCGACGCCGTGGCCACCGCGACCGCCACCACCGGCCGCCCGCTCGCCCTCTCCCTGTGCAACTGGGGCTACTCCAACCCCTGGAACTGGGCCCCGGGCATGGGCCCGATGTGGCGGACGAACACGGACATCTTCTACCACGGCCAGACCTTCACGTACGGCAACATGCTGACGAACTACGACCGGAACGTGCACCCCACGGCCCAGCACACGGGCTACTACAACGACCCCGACATGCTGATGGTCGGCATGGGTCTCACCGCCGCCCAGGACCGCACCCACATGAACCTGTGGGCGATCTCCGGCGCCCCGCTGCTCGCCGGCAACGACCTCTCCACCATGACCACCGAGACGGCGAACATCCTCAAGAACTCCGAGGTCATCGCCGTCGACCAGGACCCCCGCGGCCTCCAGGGCGTCAAGGTCGCCGAGGACACCACCGGCCTCCAGGTGTACGGCAAGGTCCTCTCCGGCACCGGCAACCGCGCGGTCCTCCTCCTCAACCGCACCTCGACCACGCAGAACATGACGGTCCGCTGGTCCGACCTCGGCCTGACGAACGCTGCGGCGACCGTCCGCAACCTCTGGACCGCCACGAACGTCGGTACGCCTGGCACGAGTTACACCACCAGCGTCCCGGCGGGCACCTCCGTGATGCTCACGGTCAAGGGCGGCACCGAGCAGTCGGCGAGCACGTACAACGGCACGTCGAGCTTCTCGGGCGTCGTCGCCGGAAACACCGGCCTGAAGACGGTCGACGTCTCCTACACCAACAACACGTCGACGGCCCGCGTCGGCACGCTCACCGTCAACGGCCAGACGTCGACGAAGGTCTCCTTCCCGCCGACCGGCTCCTCCCCCGGCAACATCTCCGTCGCCATGTCCCTCACCAAGGGCAGCACCAACACGATCGCGTTCTCCGGCGCCCCGACCCTCGAAGGCATCGTCGTACGACCGCTGCCGGGCACGAACGGCACGCTGATCACCGGCACCGGCTCCGGCCGCTGCGTGGACATCAACGACAACACCATCACCAACGGCACCGACGCCCAGCTGTGGGACTGCACCGGCGGCCAGAACCAGGCCTTCACGTACACCTCCCGCAAGGAACTCGTCGTGTACGGCAACAAGTGCCTGGACGCCTACAACCACGGCACCACCAACGGCACCCGCGTCGTCATCTGGGACTGCACCGGCGGCAACAACCAGAAGTGGAACGTCAACACCGACGGCACGCTCACGAACGTCACCTCCGGCCTCTGCCTGGACGCCTACAACGCCGCCACCGCCAACGGCACGAAGCTCGTCCTGTGGTCCTGCAACGGTCAGAACAACCAGAAGTGGAGCCAGACGTGA
- a CDS encoding winged helix-turn-helix transcriptional regulator, with amino-acid sequence MTTLNRPGAPDGHACGIDTAMEVIGGKWKVLILWALHEHPCRRFGELRRLLPGVSEKVLASHLREMEADGIVHRVSYDEVPPRVEYSLTEDGARLNGALQPLAAWGRERPTGR; translated from the coding sequence ATGACGACGCTGAACCGGCCGGGCGCACCGGACGGACACGCCTGCGGAATCGACACCGCGATGGAGGTGATCGGCGGCAAGTGGAAGGTCCTGATCCTCTGGGCGCTGCACGAGCACCCCTGCCGCCGCTTCGGTGAGCTGCGCCGGCTGCTTCCGGGTGTCAGCGAGAAGGTGCTGGCCTCCCACCTGCGCGAGATGGAGGCGGACGGCATCGTGCACCGCGTCTCCTACGACGAGGTGCCGCCCCGCGTCGAGTACTCGCTGACCGAGGACGGCGCGCGCCTCAACGGCGCCCTCCAGCCCTTGGCCGCCTGGGGACGCGAGCGGCCGACGGGAAGGTAG
- a CDS encoding NAD(P)-dependent oxidoreductase: MTQNPVENSVENNVEKNDEKNSVTLLGLGAMGTALARAWLAAGHPLTVWNRTPARAAVLAAEGARVAGSAAEAVAASTLVVVCLLDDDSVAEALADADLAGRDLVNLTTGTPAQARVRAEWARERGARYLDGGIMAVPPMVGVPEAGGYVFYSGSRELFARHHEALGVPLGTTYVGEDAGFAALYDVALLSAMYGMFAGAAHAFALIRKEDIDPASLAPLLADWLVAMAPAVHETAGRLRSGDYTDGVASNLAMQVAGTPTFLSTAEQQGVSPELLSPYFALMRRRLAEGGGDEDLTGVIDLLTR; this comes from the coding sequence ATGACACAGAACCCTGTTGAGAACAGCGTCGAGAACAACGTCGAGAAGAACGACGAGAAGAATTCCGTCACCTTGCTGGGACTCGGTGCGATGGGTACCGCGCTGGCCCGTGCCTGGCTCGCCGCCGGCCACCCGCTCACCGTCTGGAACCGGACCCCGGCCCGTGCCGCGGTGCTCGCCGCCGAGGGGGCGAGGGTCGCGGGCAGTGCCGCCGAGGCGGTCGCGGCGAGCACCCTGGTCGTCGTCTGCCTGTTGGACGACGACTCCGTCGCCGAGGCGCTGGCCGACGCCGACCTGGCCGGCCGCGACCTGGTCAACCTGACCACCGGCACCCCGGCCCAGGCCCGCGTCCGCGCCGAGTGGGCCCGGGAGCGAGGAGCCCGCTACCTGGACGGCGGCATCATGGCCGTCCCTCCGATGGTCGGCGTCCCGGAGGCCGGCGGCTACGTCTTCTACAGCGGCTCACGAGAGCTGTTCGCGCGGCACCACGAGGCCCTGGGCGTCCCGCTCGGCACGACCTACGTGGGCGAGGACGCGGGCTTCGCGGCCCTGTACGACGTGGCCCTGCTCAGCGCCATGTACGGCATGTTCGCCGGGGCCGCGCACGCCTTCGCCCTGATCCGCAAGGAGGACATCGACCCCGCCTCCCTCGCCCCGCTGCTCGCCGACTGGCTCGTCGCGATGGCCCCGGCGGTCCACGAGACCGCCGGCCGGCTGCGGAGCGGCGACTACACCGACGGGGTCGCCTCGAATCTCGCCATGCAGGTGGCGGGCACGCCGACGTTCCTGAGCACCGCCGAGCAGCAGGGCGTCAGCCCGGAACTGCTCAGCCCCTACTTCGCGTTGATGCGCCGCCGCCTGGCCGAGGGCGGCGGCGACGAGGACCTGACGGGGGTGATCGACCTGCTGACGCGCTGA